One Polaribacter sp. KT25b DNA segment encodes these proteins:
- a CDS encoding S-adenosyl-l-methionine hydroxide adenosyltransferase family protein, whose translation MSFITLTTDFGTRDHFVGAVKGAIYSELADAKIVDITHHISPFNITETAYILKNSYKSFPEGTIHIVGVDSELSDENKHIAIELDNHFFVCPDNGIISMIASEIQPTRIVEINIHTRVESSFPVLDVFVQVACFIARGGNLTVIGKEIREFKKLVEIQPKVNQNQTQIIGGVVYIDNYGNVISNISKKMFNEIGKGRNYKITASRYLFTKIFTKYNEITGDNSQNIKQFDGNKLAIFNSAGFLEIAIYRSNLKTVGGACSLLGLEYRDPIIIDFFTESKPEYTSLS comes from the coding sequence ATGTCTTTTATAACATTAACTACAGATTTTGGAACCAGAGACCACTTTGTTGGTGCTGTAAAAGGTGCTATATATTCTGAGCTTGCAGATGCTAAAATTGTTGATATTACACATCATATATCGCCTTTTAACATTACTGAAACTGCTTATATTTTAAAAAATTCTTATAAAAGTTTTCCAGAAGGAACAATTCATATTGTTGGTGTAGATTCAGAATTAAGTGATGAAAACAAACATATTGCTATTGAACTAGACAATCATTTTTTTGTTTGTCCAGACAACGGAATTATTTCAATGATAGCTTCAGAAATTCAACCAACAAGAATTGTAGAAATTAACATTCATACTCGAGTTGAAAGTAGTTTTCCTGTATTAGATGTTTTTGTTCAAGTTGCTTGTTTTATTGCCAGAGGAGGAAATTTAACCGTTATTGGTAAAGAAATTAGAGAATTTAAAAAGTTAGTAGAAATACAACCCAAAGTAAATCAGAACCAAACACAAATTATTGGTGGTGTCGTCTATATTGATAATTACGGAAATGTAATTAGCAACATCAGTAAAAAAATGTTTAATGAAATTGGTAAAGGACGTAACTATAAGATAACAGCATCACGTTATTTATTTACCAAAATCTTTACAAAATACAATGAAATTACTGGAGATAATTCTCAAAACATAAAACAGTTTGATGGCAATAAATTAGCCATATTTAACTCTGCTGGTTTTTTAGAAATTGCTATTTACAGAAGTAATTTAAAAACCGTTGGTGGCGCATGTAGTTTATTAGGACTAGAATATAGAGACCCTATAATTATTGATTTTTTCACAGAATCTAAACCAGAATACACATCTTTATCCTAA
- a CDS encoding putative quinol monooxygenase yields the protein MFVRIVKMSFHLKHINEFLILFEEKKKLIRNSEGCNLLELYQDKTNPEIFFTYSYWENESNLENYKNSKLFKNVWAKTKTFFNDKPQAWSVDKKVSLQ from the coding sequence ATGTTTGTTAGAATTGTTAAAATGAGTTTTCACTTAAAACATATTAATGAATTTTTAATATTATTCGAAGAAAAGAAAAAACTTATAAGAAATTCTGAAGGATGTAATTTACTAGAATTATATCAAGATAAAACAAATCCAGAAATATTTTTCACCTATTCTTATTGGGAAAATGAAAGTAATTTAGAAAACTATAAAAACTCTAAATTGTTTAAAAATGTTTGGGCAAAAACTAAAACATTTTTTAATGATAAGCCACAAGCTTGGAGTGTAGATAAAAAAGTAAGTTTGCAATAA
- a CDS encoding GNAT family N-acetyltransferase, with the protein MNFNFTPFPVLETERLTLRELNLTDAKAIFGLRTNKEVNEFIDRKRPNNLSEARAFIDRISTLTLNNEGIFWVIESKSNHQLMGSIGLRNFEDEDDYAEIGYELDPIYQQKGFMSEAFEEVLKFGFNQMELKTIEAFTHKNNMDSIMLLEKQKFVFHPEIKDEGFENNISYRLTK; encoded by the coding sequence ATGAATTTTAACTTTACCCCTTTTCCTGTTTTAGAAACAGAAAGATTAACTTTAAGAGAATTAAACTTAACCGATGCTAAAGCAATTTTCGGATTAAGAACCAACAAAGAAGTTAATGAATTTATTGATAGAAAAAGACCAAATAACCTTTCTGAAGCAAGAGCTTTTATAGATCGTATTTCTACACTAACTTTAAATAATGAAGGCATTTTTTGGGTTATAGAATCTAAAAGTAACCATCAATTAATGGGCAGTATTGGTTTACGTAATTTTGAAGATGAAGACGATTATGCAGAAATTGGTTACGAATTAGATCCTATTTATCAACAAAAAGGTTTTATGAGCGAAGCTTTTGAAGAAGTTTTAAAATTTGGTTTTAATCAAATGGAATTAAAAACGATAGAAGCTTTTACACACAAAAATAATATGGATTCTATTATGTTATTAGAAAAACAAAAATTTGTATTTCATCCAGAAATTAAAGATGAAGGTTTTGAAAACAATATTAGTTATCGATTAACAAAATAG
- a CDS encoding GNAT family N-acetyltransferase encodes MTLFSFKSFPNLKSERLFLRKATLKDTQDVLFLRSNNEINKFVFTERIKNIEETKSFIALCDTLFKQKNRIFWLIEYQQKIIGSIILHQISLNESYAEIGYKLKPEFHQKGIMSEALNIVLEFSFNKMNLKTVEAFTHKNNSASIALLKKQHFNFQPERKDTNFENNRIYKIENIR; translated from the coding sequence ATGACATTGTTTTCTTTTAAATCTTTTCCAAACTTAAAAAGTGAGCGATTATTTTTAAGAAAAGCTACTTTAAAAGATACACAAGACGTTTTATTTTTACGTTCTAATAACGAAATAAATAAATTTGTGTTTACAGAAAGAATTAAAAACATTGAGGAAACTAAAAGTTTTATTGCCCTTTGTGATACTCTATTTAAACAAAAAAATAGAATTTTTTGGCTCATAGAATATCAACAAAAAATAATAGGAAGTATTATTTTACATCAAATTTCTTTAAACGAAAGTTATGCTGAAATTGGTTATAAATTAAAACCAGAATTTCATCAAAAGGGAATTATGAGTGAAGCTTTAAATATCGTTTTAGAATTTAGTTTTAATAAAATGAATTTAAAAACGGTAGAAGCATTTACACACAAAAATAATTCAGCTTCAATTGCGTTGTTAAAAAAACAGCATTTCAATTTTCAACCAGAAAGAAAAGACACAAATTTCGAAAATAATCGTATTTACAAAATTGAAAACATTAGATAA
- the gldF gene encoding gliding motility-associated ABC transporter permease subunit GldF yields the protein MKAILKKEFNSFFASPIAYLVIGVFLLINGLYLFIFNDDFNILNAGFADVTPFFYLAPWVFLFLIPAITMKSFADEFNTGTIELLKTKPISDWQIVLGKFSASFLLVIIAIIPTFIYVFTVYKLGNPVGNIDFGSTIGSYIGLLFLAGTYTAIGLFTSTLSKNQIVAFIIGVLITFFLFFGFDAIATSFANDSLTIKNLGINEHFKSISRGVIDTRDIIYFLSVTFFFLFITKTRLENE from the coding sequence TTGAAAGCCATTTTAAAAAAAGAATTTAACTCATTTTTTGCATCACCAATAGCCTATTTAGTAATTGGTGTTTTCTTGCTTATAAATGGCTTGTATTTATTTATTTTTAACGACGATTTTAATATTTTAAATGCAGGTTTTGCAGATGTAACTCCTTTTTTCTATTTAGCTCCGTGGGTTTTTCTTTTTCTAATTCCGGCAATTACCATGAAAAGTTTTGCTGATGAATTTAACACAGGAACCATCGAACTTTTAAAAACAAAACCGATATCTGATTGGCAAATTGTTTTAGGTAAATTCAGCGCTTCTTTTTTATTAGTTATCATTGCAATTATCCCTACTTTTATTTATGTTTTTACCGTTTATAAATTAGGAAACCCTGTTGGTAATATCGATTTTGGAAGCACAATTGGCTCGTATATTGGTTTGTTATTTTTAGCAGGAACTTATACCGCAATTGGTTTGTTTACATCTACTTTATCAAAAAATCAAATTGTAGCTTTTATAATAGGAGTTTTAATTACATTTTTTCTTTTCTTCGGATTTGATGCTATTGCGACTTCGTTTGCCAACGATAGTTTAACGATTAAAAACCTTGGAATTAACGAGCATTTTAAAAGTATTTCTAGAGGAGTTATCGACACAAGAGACATTATTTATTTTTTAAGTGTCACTTTTTTCTTTTTATTCATCACTAAAACAAGATTAGAAAATGAATAA
- the gldG gene encoding gliding motility-associated ABC transporter substrate-binding protein GldG, producing MNKKLRNIAFLIVGLIALNFISQSVYKRLDLTQDQRYTLSETTKTIISKVDKSLFITVYLEGDFPSEFKRLQIETRQYLEELAAKNSNIIIHFANPDNQREDLIKKGMMPSQLTVEENGKLSEAIIFPWAEINFNSQTKIVSLLPTAIVASQEEQLQKAIENLEYSFSNAINSITQKEQKRVILLKGNGELEDLYQYSFLSEVAKKYKLAKFTLDSVAKNPQKTLQDLNSFDLAIITKPTQKFTEKEKFTLDQFITNGGKTLWMIDNIQADQDSLLSTGKMLAYPRELELTNLLFSYGIRINTTLIKDLYAAKIALATGTIGNQTQFQNLNWFYHPLVTGNPNNAITKNIAPVRLQFTNQIDTLKNNIQKTPLLLSSPLTQKVGTPTIIELQSIADEPLEKEYVSGHQLFAVLLEGNFNSAYKNRVKPFETSLFKANAINNKMIVIADGDIGKNQILKGKPTDLSRDKWTNEEFGNKDFLLNSVDYLLDDTGLIKLRNKTLKINILDKQKAFKERTFWQFINVALPLVLLFVFGFAFNYFRKRRYS from the coding sequence ATGAATAAGAAACTAAGAAACATTGCTTTTTTAATTGTGGGTTTAATCGCTTTAAACTTCATCAGTCAATCAGTATATAAACGTTTAGATTTAACACAAGATCAACGTTACACGCTTTCTGAAACTACAAAAACTATAATTTCTAAGGTTGATAAAAGCCTTTTTATAACTGTATATTTAGAAGGCGATTTCCCATCAGAATTTAAAAGATTACAAATTGAAACGCGTCAATACTTAGAAGAATTAGCCGCAAAAAACAGCAACATCATTATTCATTTTGCAAATCCTGACAATCAACGAGAAGATTTGATTAAAAAAGGAATGATGCCAAGCCAATTAACAGTTGAAGAAAATGGTAAATTATCTGAAGCAATTATTTTTCCTTGGGCAGAAATCAATTTTAATTCGCAAACAAAAATTGTTTCTTTATTGCCAACAGCAATCGTAGCAAGTCAAGAAGAACAACTACAAAAAGCGATTGAAAACCTAGAATATAGTTTTAGTAACGCTATAAATTCCATCACTCAAAAAGAACAAAAAAGAGTAATACTTTTAAAAGGAAATGGAGAATTAGAAGACCTTTATCAATATAGTTTTTTAAGTGAAGTTGCTAAAAAATACAAATTAGCAAAGTTTACGTTAGATTCTGTTGCTAAAAATCCGCAGAAAACTTTACAAGATTTAAACTCTTTTGATTTAGCAATTATTACAAAACCAACTCAAAAATTTACAGAAAAAGAGAAGTTTACTTTAGATCAATTTATTACAAATGGCGGTAAAACTCTGTGGATGATAGACAATATACAAGCAGATCAAGATAGTTTACTTTCAACCGGAAAAATGTTAGCATATCCAAGAGAATTAGAGCTAACTAATTTGTTGTTTTCTTACGGAATTAGAATTAACACAACACTTATTAAAGATTTATATGCTGCTAAAATTGCATTGGCAACTGGTACAATTGGCAACCAAACTCAGTTTCAAAATTTAAACTGGTTTTACCATCCTTTAGTTACTGGCAACCCAAATAATGCCATCACAAAAAACATTGCTCCTGTAAGATTACAATTTACAAATCAGATTGACACACTTAAAAATAATATACAAAAAACACCTTTATTATTGAGTTCTCCATTAACTCAAAAAGTAGGAACGCCAACAATTATCGAGTTACAATCTATTGCTGATGAACCTTTAGAAAAAGAATATGTTTCTGGTCATCAATTGTTTGCTGTTTTGTTAGAAGGCAATTTTAATTCGGCTTACAAAAACCGTGTAAAACCTTTTGAAACTTCACTTTTTAAAGCAAATGCAATCAATAATAAAATGATTGTAATTGCTGATGGTGATATTGGGAAAAATCAGATTTTAAAAGGAAAACCTACAGATTTATCAAGAGATAAATGGACTAATGAAGAATTTGGAAATAAAGATTTTCTTTTAAATTCGGTAGATTATTTGTTAGATGATACTGGTTTAATCAAACTAAGAAACAAGACTTTAAAAATTAATATTCTAGATAAGCAAAAAGCTTTTAAAGAACGAACTTTTTGGCAATTTATAAACGTTGCTTTACCATTAGTTTTATTATTTGTTTTCGGATTCGCCTTTAATTATTTTAGAAAACGCAGGTATAGTTAG
- a CDS encoding NAD(P)H-binding protein, which translates to MKNVSVLGCGWLGKSLAISLLDEGYSVKGSTTSEEKLELLELNNIEAYLVNISDFEEFDDFLNSDILIIAITSKDIDGFENLISQIENSSIQKVIFISSTSVYGRLNKVMTEEDEVLKTLLSEIENLFRENTFFETTIIRFAGLFGDTRQPSNWFKNGRKIPQPKGFVNMIHKEDCIEIIHEIIAQNCWNETFNACSNHHPTRREFYTIAKLSNDFEVPEFENNEVYEWKIISSKKVQEVLDYTFIHDDLLSI; encoded by the coding sequence ATGAAAAATGTGAGTGTTTTAGGTTGTGGCTGGTTAGGAAAATCATTAGCAATTTCTTTGTTAGATGAAGGATATTCGGTAAAAGGTTCAACTACATCAGAAGAAAAATTAGAACTTTTAGAACTAAATAATATTGAAGCTTATCTAGTTAATATTTCTGATTTTGAAGAGTTTGATGATTTTTTAAATTCAGATATTTTAATTATTGCAATTACATCTAAAGATATTGACGGATTTGAAAATTTGATTTCTCAAATCGAAAATTCTAGTATTCAAAAAGTAATTTTTATTAGTTCAACTTCTGTATATGGAAGATTAAATAAGGTGATGACAGAAGAAGATGAGGTTTTAAAAACTCTGTTATCAGAAATTGAAAATTTGTTTAGAGAAAACACTTTTTTCGAAACAACAATTATTCGTTTTGCTGGTTTATTTGGCGATACAAGACAACCTTCTAATTGGTTTAAAAACGGCCGAAAAATTCCGCAACCAAAAGGTTTTGTAAACATGATTCATAAAGAAGATTGTATAGAAATTATTCATGAAATTATTGCTCAAAATTGCTGGAACGAAACTTTTAATGCCTGTTCTAATCATCATCCAACGAGAAGAGAATTTTATACAATTGCTAAATTAAGCAATGATTTTGAAGTTCCAGAATTTGAAAATAATGAAGTGTATGAATGGAAAATTATCAGTTCTAAAAAAGTACAAGAAGTTTTAGATTATACTTTTATTCATGATGATTTACTTTCTATTTAA
- a CDS encoding DUF2911 domain-containing protein, translated as MKKLLLSLLVVALSYTTTAQKKIPASPSQKIEQTVGLSTISVEYSRPGVKDRTIFGDLVPFGKVWRTGANQNTKITFSSDITVGDTTLKAGTYALYTIPNEESWDVIFYTDATNWGNPKKWDETKVAAKVSAEVQPVPDTIENFTILFDNLKDTSTVLGFLWESTYVGVQINVTN; from the coding sequence ATGAAAAAATTATTACTAAGCTTACTTGTAGTTGCCCTTTCTTACACTACAACTGCACAAAAAAAAATACCTGCAAGTCCATCTCAAAAAATTGAACAAACTGTAGGTTTATCAACAATATCTGTAGAATATTCTAGACCAGGCGTAAAAGACAGAACAATTTTTGGTGATTTAGTTCCTTTTGGAAAAGTTTGGAGAACAGGTGCAAACCAAAACACAAAAATAACTTTCAGCTCAGATATTACTGTTGGTGATACAACTTTAAAAGCAGGAACTTATGCTTTATACACTATTCCTAATGAAGAATCTTGGGATGTTATTTTTTATACTGATGCTACAAATTGGGGAAATCCAAAAAAATGGGACGAAACAAAAGTTGCAGCAAAAGTTTCTGCAGAAGTACAACCAGTTCCTGACACGATTGAAAACTTTACAATTCTATTTGATAATCTAAAAGACACAAGTACAGTTTTAGGTTTTCTTTGGGAAAGCACGTATGTTGGTGTGCAAATTAATGTAACTAACTAA
- a CDS encoding RDD family protein: MKKRTRLFNFLIDSTTFFIIVILLSILLKNYIERENLKYFMILLYYLYYFIFEFTTGQTIGKIITKSKVVSKKNGGKPNFSETLIRTLSRLIPIDFISYLFTSNGIHDILSKTELKPVKL; the protein is encoded by the coding sequence ATGAAGAAACGAACTAGATTATTTAATTTTCTAATAGACTCTACAACATTTTTTATTATTGTGATCTTACTTTCTATTTTATTGAAAAATTATATTGAAAGAGAAAACTTAAAATACTTTATGATTCTATTATATTATCTATATTATTTCATTTTTGAATTTACTACCGGCCAAACTATTGGAAAAATAATTACGAAATCTAAAGTTGTTAGTAAAAAAAATGGAGGAAAACCTAATTTTTCTGAAACCTTAATTAGAACCTTGTCAAGATTAATACCTATTGATTTTATATCGTACTTATTCACATCAAACGGAATTCATGATATATTATCTAAAACAGAATTAAAACCAGTAAAACTATAA